CGATCCACACCCCCCGGACGCTGGCTCAGCTCCGGACGGCGTTGCTCGAACCCGACGACTTCGAACCCGACGACGCCGACCCCGGCACCCGGATCGTGACCGTCGCGGGCGAGGAGCGCGCGACCGTCGAGCTGTCGACCGGGAGTTCGCTGGAGACGGCGCTCGGAGCCGTCCCCAGGGAGGGGTTCAAGATCGCCTGCGTCGGCGGGCGCTTCGGCGGGTTCACCCGCTCGCTCGAGACCCCGATGAGCGCGCCGGCGCTTCGCTCGTCGAACCTCGGGACCAACGGCGTTATCGAGCTGTTCGACGGGTCGCACTGTACCGTCGCACTCGCGGGCAAGCGCGCGAGCTTCGCCCGTGAGGCGAACTGCGGGCGCTGTGTCCCCTGTCGCGAGGGCTCGAAACAGCTCGTCGAACTGCTCCGGGCGATCTACGACGGCGAGTACGACACCGGTTCGATTCGCGAGCTCTCACGGGTGATGCGCCGGACGAGCACCTGCTACTTCGGCCGGGCCGCCTCCCGGCCCGTAACGACCGCGATGGACGCCTTCGAGACGGAGTTCGCCGCCCACGCTCGTGGGCAGTGTCTCGCCGGCGAGTGTACGGACGACCAGCCAGCTAGCCGCCCCGGATCCACAGTCGAATCATGAGTACTAACCCCACGCCACGCGTTCCCGAGATCGAGGACCCGCAACCGAACACGCCGCTGACCGAGGACTTCCGGACCGGGACGGCGAACGACCCGACCATCGACTACGAGGAGGGGATGGCTCACCTCACGGTCGACGGCCAGTCCGTCGCCGTTCAGAAGGGTGCAACGCTGCTCGACGCCCTCGAAGCGGTCGAGACGGACGGCACCGTCCCCGCGGTCTGTTACTACGACCGGGGCGACGAGGGCGACGCGGGCGATCACGGGCGCTTCGAGGTCGGCCCGCGAAGCGAGTGTCGCACCTGCGTGGTCGAAACGGAACAGGAGGGGCTCGTCCCCGCCTGTAGCCACCCCGTCGAGGACGGGATGACTGTCAGAACGGACACCGGCGACGCGAGTGAGGCCCGTGACGTGAACCTCGATCTGCTGCTCTCGAACCACAACCTCCGGTGTACGACCTGCTCGCAGAACGGCCGGTGTGAACTGCAGGACGCCTCGATCGAGAACGACGTCGAGCACCCTCGGTATGGCGTTTTCGACGAGCGCGACGCCTACGAGCCGATCGACGACACCTCCTCGTTCATCCAGATCGACCGCAACAAGTGTATCCTCTGTAACCGCTGTGTCGAGGCCTGCAACGACGTGCAGGTCGAGGGCGTCCTGCGGATCGAGGGGACGGGCCCCGACACCCGGATCGGCTTCCAGAGCGAGGCCGAGACGATGGACGACTCGACCTGTGTCTCGTGTGGCCACTGCGCGACGGTCTGTCCGACCGGATCGCTCACCGAGAAGGGGTTGGTCGATCAAACGACGCTGCCGCTGCCGGGGTTCACCCAGAAGAACTCCATCGGGACGGTCATCGAGCGCGAGCCCGCAGAGACCATCGAGACCGCCGAGGCGCCCAACCGCGAGCTCCGGGGCCGCCGGCCCGACGACGAACTCGAAGGGAAGTCCGGCGTCGCGACGATGATGGCCCGCGCGAAGCGCGAGGCCGCCGACGCCCGCGAGTCCGCCGGCAAGCGCGCCCACGACGTCGTCGACGGGGCGATGGCGGACGTCGAGCACGCCGCGGAGTTCACCGCGGCCAACTCGATGCCCGAGGGCGCGCTGTTCGACATCGGGAAGTCGGTCGGCAAGGCCCGCCTCTCGCGGATGGACAAGGCGGAAACCACCTGTGGGTACTGCGCGGTGGGCTGTCGGTTCGAGCTCTACGGGAAGGACGACGAGGTGCTCGCCGCCCGGCCCGCCGAACCGGAGGCGACGCCCGCGAACGACTTCTCGACGTGCGTGAAGGGGAAGTTCGGCTACGACTACGTCAACAGCGACGAGCGCCTGGATCAGCCCCTCGTCAAGGAGGACGGCGAGTTCCGCGAGGCCAGTTGGGGCGAGGCGCTCGACCGGGTCGCCGAGGGTCTTTCGGACGTCCAGGACGAACACGGCCCCGATACCGTCTCGGTGCTTTCGTCCTCGAAGACGACCAACGAGGAGAACTTCGCGATCCAGAAGTTCGCCCGGCAGGTCCTGGGCACCAAGAACGTCGACAACTGCACGCGGCTGTGTCACTCCTCGACGGTCGCGGCGCTGAAACAGACCGTCGGCTACGGCGCGATGACCAACCGGATCGAGGACATCGGCAACACCGACTGCTACCTGATCACGGGCGCCAACACCACCGAGAGCCACCCCGTGCTCGCGACCCGGATCAAACAGAACGCCCGCGACGGTGCGGACATGTTCGTCTTCGACCCCCGGAAGATCGAGCTCGCGGAGCACGCAGACCAGTACACCCGCACCGAGGGCGGCCACGACATCGCGTGGATCAACGGGATGCTACGGTATATCATCGAGAACGACCTTCAGGACGACGAGTTCATCGCAGAGCGCACCCGGAACTTCGAGGCCGTCGAGGAGAAAGTCGAGGAGTTCACCCCCGAGAAGGTCGAGGAGCTGACGAACGTCTCGCCGGAGGAGTTGAAGAACGCCGCCGAGACGATCGCCGAGGCCGACACCTGCGTGTTCGGTTGGGCGATGGGCATCTCCCAGCATACGTACGGAACGCAGACGGTGCTGGCGCTCGCCGATCTGGCGCTCGCGACGGGGCATCTGGGCAAGGAAAACGCCGGCCTCTCGCCGTTCCGCGGCCAGAACAACGTCCAGGGCGGGGGCGGGGACATGGGTCCGATCCCGGACAACCTGCCGGGCTACCAGGAGCTTTCGGATGACGACGTCCTCGCGAAGTTCGAGGACGAATGGGGCGTCCGACCGCCCGACGAGCCCGGCCTGCGCGTGACCGAGATGTTCGACGAGGTCGACGCTGGCAACCTCCGGGGGATGTACGTCGTCGGGGAGAACCCCGCGATCTCCGAGCCCGACCTCACGAACGCCCGCGAGAGCTTGGAGGAGCTCGACTTCCTCGCGGTTCAGGACCTCTTCATGACCGAGACCGCCCAGTACGCCGACGTGGTGTTGCCGGCGGCGGCGATCACCGAGAAATACGGGACGGTCACCAACACCGAGCGCCGGGTCCAGATGGTTCGACCGGTCGCCGACCCGCCGGGGAAGGCCCACGCCGACTGGGAGATCGTCCAGAAGCTCGCCGAACGGCTGGGCTTCGACTGGGGCTACGAGAACCCCACGCAGATCATGGACGAGATCAACGAGCTGGTGCCGATCTACGGCGGGATCACACACGAACGCCTCGAAGAGCGCGGGGAGGGCCTGCAGTGGCCCTGTCCCGACGAGGACCACCCCGGGACGGCGAACCTCTACACCGAGGAGTTCAACTTCGAGGACGGCAAGGCCCGCTTCGTCCCTGCCGATCTGGGCGATCCCACGGAGCTCCCCAACGAGGAGTTCCCGATCGCGCTGACCTCCGGGCGGGTGCTGTATCACTGGCATACCGGCCAGCTCACCCGGCGCGACGAGGGCCTGATGGGCCACGTCGGCGAGAGCTTCGCCGAGATCCACCCCCAGACCGCCGGCACGGTCGGCGTCGCCGACGGGGAGTACGTCGAGGTCGAGTCGAACCGGGGATCGATCGTCGTCAAGGCCAAAGTCACCGAACGCACCGCCCCGGGCAAGGTGTTCATCCCGATGCACTTCGCAACGGGGGCGGTCAACGAGCTGACCCAGGAGGAGCTCGACCCCATCAGCCGGATCCCGGACTACAAGATGGCGAGCGTCAAAGTCACCTCGATGGGGGCCGACCCCGAGCGCGAGCCGCTCGGCACGCCCGGCGCGGCGGGCGAACCTGCCGACGACTGAGCCGACCGGCCATCGCACGCACCAGAACTATCCTTTTCGTCGTCGGACCTCGACCATGGTAAACGAACTCACTGACGACCTGATCGGGAAGGACGTCGAGACCCACGACGGTCAGCAGGTCGGTACCGTCTCCGACGTCGAGGGCGAGCAGTTCTACGTGAACTTCACCGGGACGGAGATGGAAAAGGAGCGCCAACAGGAGGTCCACGCCGGCGACATCGACGAGGTGGCCGGCGAGACGATCGTCCTCGTCGAAAGCACCTAGTAGAGCGCCGCGAGCCCGAGCCCGGCCGCGAGCGCCAGTGCGGGCAGATCCGCACGCGAGAACGCGAGCCGCGGGAGGGTGGGGTTCCACGCGAAACACCGCGCACGAAGCGCCAGCGAGACACTCTCGGCTCGCGACAGCGCCCGGTTTACACCTGTGACCGCCAGCAGCGCCATCCGCTCGTGGACGGGCCGCTCGCCCGCCAGCCGGACGGCCATCGCCTCGCGGACGCGCTTCAGATCCGCGATCAGTAGCGGCAGCAGCCGGAAGACGACGGCCGTACCCATCCCGAGGAAGGCTCCCGGCTTCCCAGGCACTGCCCACTGGATCGCCGCGCGCGATTCCCTGACGGGCGTCGAGCGGACGTAGGCCGCCGAAACCAGCAGGATCAGCAGTACGCGATAGCTCGCGAGTCCCGTCCCGAACGCTCTATCGAAAGCGAACCCCGAGAGCGTCACGCCCTCGATTAGCGGGCCGACCAGCAGGACGGGCAGGGCGAAGCGGTAGGCGTAGAGCGCCCGAAGCGCCGAGAGGCGCGCGATCGCGAGCACACAGAGTGCGAGGACGGTCAGGACGGCGAGTCCCGCCGGTGTGGTGTGAGCGAAGGCAGCGGCGACGAACCCGATCTGGACGGCGAGCTTCGTCCGAGGATCGAGCCGGTGAGCCAGCGAGTCCTCGGGGACGTAGCTCAACACGGTGGGCGCACGCCGAGTCCCGAGAGTGCAACCGATTCGGGCTCCCCGTCGCGGACGACCTGTCCGTCGGCGAGGACGACCAACCGGTCGGCGAGGTCGAGGACGTCACGCAGGTCGTGGGTGACGACGACCACGCCCGTGCCCGCCCGCCGGAGGGCGTCGAGGTGATCGAGAACCGCCACCCTCGCGGGTTCGTCGAGGCCGGTAAACGGTTCGTCGAGCACGAGATGGGCGGGCTCCATCGCCAGCGCGCCCGCGATCGCCAGCCGTTCCTGCTCGCCCCCCGAGAGCGCCTCGATCCGCTCGTCGCCCCGCCCGCCGAGGTTCACCGCCGCCAGTGCCTCCTCGACCCGGCGGTCGATTTCGCTTCGAGCCAATCCGAGGTTCTCGGGGCCGAACGCGACGTCCGCACCGACGGTCGCGGCGACGAAGCCGTCCCGCGGGTTCTGGAAGACCATTCCTACCCTGGTACGCGCGGCCACGAGGTCCTCCTGTACCTCCGTCCCGTCGACCAG
The sequence above is drawn from the Halalkalicoccus subterraneus genome and encodes:
- the fdhF gene encoding formate dehydrogenase subunit alpha, with amino-acid sequence MSTNPTPRVPEIEDPQPNTPLTEDFRTGTANDPTIDYEEGMAHLTVDGQSVAVQKGATLLDALEAVETDGTVPAVCYYDRGDEGDAGDHGRFEVGPRSECRTCVVETEQEGLVPACSHPVEDGMTVRTDTGDASEARDVNLDLLLSNHNLRCTTCSQNGRCELQDASIENDVEHPRYGVFDERDAYEPIDDTSSFIQIDRNKCILCNRCVEACNDVQVEGVLRIEGTGPDTRIGFQSEAETMDDSTCVSCGHCATVCPTGSLTEKGLVDQTTLPLPGFTQKNSIGTVIEREPAETIETAEAPNRELRGRRPDDELEGKSGVATMMARAKREAADARESAGKRAHDVVDGAMADVEHAAEFTAANSMPEGALFDIGKSVGKARLSRMDKAETTCGYCAVGCRFELYGKDDEVLAARPAEPEATPANDFSTCVKGKFGYDYVNSDERLDQPLVKEDGEFREASWGEALDRVAEGLSDVQDEHGPDTVSVLSSSKTTNEENFAIQKFARQVLGTKNVDNCTRLCHSSTVAALKQTVGYGAMTNRIEDIGNTDCYLITGANTTESHPVLATRIKQNARDGADMFVFDPRKIELAEHADQYTRTEGGHDIAWINGMLRYIIENDLQDDEFIAERTRNFEAVEEKVEEFTPEKVEELTNVSPEELKNAAETIAEADTCVFGWAMGISQHTYGTQTVLALADLALATGHLGKENAGLSPFRGQNNVQGGGGDMGPIPDNLPGYQELSDDDVLAKFEDEWGVRPPDEPGLRVTEMFDEVDAGNLRGMYVVGENPAISEPDLTNARESLEELDFLAVQDLFMTETAQYADVVLPAAAITEKYGTVTNTERRVQMVRPVADPPGKAHADWEIVQKLAERLGFDWGYENPTQIMDEINELVPIYGGITHERLEERGEGLQWPCPDEDHPGTANLYTEEFNFEDGKARFVPADLGDPTELPNEEFPIALTSGRVLYHWHTGQLTRRDEGLMGHVGESFAEIHPQTAGTVGVADGEYVEVESNRGSIVVKAKVTERTAPGKVFIPMHFATGAVNELTQEELDPISRIPDYKMASVKVTSMGADPEREPLGTPGAAGEPADD
- a CDS encoding PRC-barrel domain-containing protein → MVNELTDDLIGKDVETHDGQQVGTVSDVEGEQFYVNFTGTEMEKERQQEVHAGDIDEVAGETIVLVEST
- a CDS encoding energy-coupling factor transporter transmembrane component T family protein, with product MLSYVPEDSLAHRLDPRTKLAVQIGFVAAAFAHTTPAGLAVLTVLALCVLAIARLSALRALYAYRFALPVLLVGPLIEGVTLSGFAFDRAFGTGLASYRVLLILLVSAAYVRSTPVRESRAAIQWAVPGKPGAFLGMGTAVVFRLLPLLIADLKRVREAMAVRLAGERPVHERMALLAVTGVNRALSRAESVSLALRARCFAWNPTLPRLAFSRADLPALALAAGLGLAALY
- a CDS encoding energy-coupling factor ABC transporter ATP-binding protein, whose amino-acid sequence is MIETRELVHEYDGVRALDGVSLTVADGEFLVLAGSNGSGKSTLIRHWNGLLEPGSGAVLVDGTEVQEDLVAARTRVGMVFQNPRDGFVAATVGADVAFGPENLGLARSEIDRRVEEALAAVNLGGRGDERIEALSGGEQERLAIAGALAMEPAHLVLDEPFTGLDEPARVAVLDHLDALRRAGTGVVVVTHDLRDVLDLADRLVVLADGQVVRDGEPESVALSGLGVRPPC